From the Anaeromyxobacter dehalogenans 2CP-1 genome, the window ACGCGCTCGCCTCGAGGATGGTGGGCACCTGGCCGGCGTGGCGCCGCTCGAACGCCTCCACGAACGCCTTGGTGGCCGGGCGCGACGAGCCGGCGTAGAAGCCGTCCACGAAGATGGCGCAGCGGACGTAGCGCCCGGCGCCGCCCGGCGCGGTGTCGAACAGCGACGGGTCGCTCGACCAGCCGTTCGCGCCGAGGAGCTGCACCGGCCGCAGGTCGGCGCGCCCGGTGGTCCTGCGGATTCGCTCCACGTCGTCGGGCAGGCAGGTCTGGGTGACCACGTCCTCCACCGCCAGCGCCGGCGCGATGAGCTTCACGCTCCGGGCGAAGTCCGGGATGAAGATCGCGTCGAAGTCCACCACCGGCGCGAGGCGGTCGCGGGCCTTCTCGAGCGCCTTCTTGCGCCGGAACGGGTCTTTCTCGGCCTTCGCGATGTCGCGCTGCTGCTCCTGCCAGTCGCTGCGCTCCTCGAGGTGGAGCTTGCCGACCATGTCCTTCACGAGCGGCGTGAAGGTGGTGCGGTCCGGCGCGTAGGTCTCCGCCCCGCGGATCTCGCCGCCGCGCCCCTCCACCTCGTCCCAGAACGCGTTCGCGAGCTCGGTGCCGTAGGTGATCGACGGGTACATCACCGCGAAGCGCCGCATGCCGCGCCGGCCCATGGCGAAGTCGGCGAGCGCCTTCGCCTGCGCCGACGCGGTGAGCATGTTCTGGAACACGTGGGGCCCGGCGTCGGTGAGCCCCTCCTGCTTCGAGAGCGAGATGAAGGGGAGCTGCAGCTCCTCGGCGGTGGCCGCGGCCCGCTCGGCCTCGGCGTTCGTCACGCCGCCCACCACCGCGATGGCGCCCTCCTCGAGCGCCAGCGCCTCGAGCGCCTGCGCCGCGCCGTCGGGCTCGCCGCGCGTGTCGCGCACCGCGACGCGCACCCCGCCCCCCTCGGCGGCGAGCTGCACCGCCCGCACGATGGCGACGCCCCACGGCTGGTAGTCGCCGGACAGCGGGACCGCCACGCCGATCACGTTCGGGCGGACGAAGGTGAGCCGGGCGATGCGGTCCACGATGGCGCGCGCGTCCTTCGCGTACGGGCCGGCCGGCCAGCGCAGGAACACCTCGCGCGCCGCCTCCTGCGCGCGCGGGTAGTCGCGCAGGTGCAGGTGGATGCGGGCCGCCTTCATGGCGAGCGGCTCCTGCAGCGGCGCCTCGCGGGGCAGCTCCCGGCGGAGCCGCTCCACGTCCGGGAGCGCGAGCCGGTCCACCGCGTCGGCGCCGCGGGCCAGCACCGCGCGCCGCTCCTCGCCCTGGGTGAGCTCCGCGAGCTCGCCCAGCCAGCGCACCGCGTCCGGCCAGGCCCCGGCCGCCTCCGCCGCGGCCGCGGCGCGCGCCGCCGCCTCCGGCCGGCGCGACGGCTCGAGCTGCGGGTAGATCGACGCGAGCGTGCGCAGGCCGTCGGCGGCGTGGCCGCGCTGCACGTCGGCGAGCGCGAGCCCGTACTTCGCCTCGGTGGCGCGGGAGTGGAGCGGGTACTCGGAGACGAGCGTGCCGTAGGCCTGCGCGGCGCGGTCGGCCTTGCCGGCCGCGAGCAGGAGGTCGCCGGCCTGGTGCAGCGCGTCCGCCGCCGAGGGCACGCCGCGGAACCGCTGCGCGAACGCGAGCAGCCGGTCCGCGCCCGGCTCCGGCGGCAGCGCGGCCACCTCCTGGCGCACCCGGGCCAGCTCGACGCGGGCGACCTCGTCCGCCTGGGCGACCGGCATCTCCTGCCCGTTCACGACCACCCGCTTCGGGCAGCCGGCGAGCGACAGGACGAGCAGCAGCAGGAACCGGCGGCCGAGGACGCGCATGGCTTCGGGATCTACTGCGGAACGCGCGAGCGTGGAAGAAAGTCCTGGGAGTGACGCGCCCGAGCGCGGACCCGCGTGAGCGGGCGCGCGAGGTCACGGGACCCGCGAAGCAGGGTGGGGCCCCGTCACCGAAGGATGTCGCCGACCTTCTCCCAGAAGGTCCGGGCCTGCGGGTTCGTCTCCTCGCCGGAGAGCGCCGCGAACCGCTCCAGCAGGTCGCGCTGCTCCTTGGTGAGGTGGGTGGGCGTCTCCACCAGCACGCGCACGTGCTGGTCGCCGCGGCCGCTGCCCTGCAGCGACGGGATGCCCTTTCCCTTCAGCCGGAACATCTTGCCGCTCTGCGTGCCCGCCGGGACCCGCAGCTTGGTGGGCCCGTCGAGGGTCGGGACGTCGATCTGCGCGCCGAGCGCCGCCTGCGTGAAGGAGATGGGGATCTCGCAGAGGACCTCGGTCTCCTCGCGCTTGAAGATGGGGTGCTCGCGGACCTGCACGACCACGTACAGGTCGCCCGGGATCCCGCCCGGCGTCGGGGCCGGCTCGCCCTCCCCGGAGAGCTTCAGGCGCGTGCCGGTGTCCACGCCGGCCGGCACCTTCACCTCCACGGTGGCCTGCTCGCGGGTGGCGCCCGCGCCGCCGCAGCTCTGGCACTTGTCCACCACGACGCGCCCCGTGCCCTGGCAGTGGTGGCAGGTGCGGGCGATGGAGAAGAAGCCCTGCGTCAGCCGGATCTCGCCGGCGCCGCCGCAGGTCGGGCAGGTGCGCGGGCTGGTGCCGGGCTTCGCGCCGGAGCCCTTGCAGGCCTCGCAGGTGCGCGGGCGCGGGATGGTGACGCGCGCGGTGGTGCCGAAGGCGGCGTCCTCGAAGGCGAGCTCGAGGTGGTAGCGCAGGTCGGAGCCGCGGGCGCGGCCGCGCTGCCGCCGGCCGGGGCCGCCCCCGAACATCTCGCCGAAGATGTCGCCGAAGATGTCGTTGATGCTGGCCGCGCCGCCGAAGCCGAAGTCCTCGAAGCCCTGGCCGTTCGCGTGGCCGAAGCGGTCGTAGCGGGCCCGCTTGTCGGGATCCGACAGGACCGAGTAGGCCTCGGAGGCCTCCTTGAAGCGCTCCTCTGCCTCCTTCGAGCCCTCGTTCTTGTCCGGGTGGTACTTGTGGGCGAGCTTGCGGTAGGCGGTCTTGAGGGTCTGCTCGTCCGCGTCCCTCCCCACGCCGAGGACTTCGTAGTAATCGCGTTTTTCCACTGTGTTCCCGGCCATTTGTGTGAGGAGGTCCCGTGGGCCGTGCGCAATATAACGCACGGGAGGGCGCTGACAATTCGCGCTCGGACGGCCGGCGCCGCGCGGCGGGCGGCCGTGCGGGCGATCGCCCGGCGGGTCGCTAGCTGGTGCTGCCGCCCTGCTGCGCGTAGATGGCGTCGGCGATCCGGTACGCCGAGCCCTCCAGGCGCGTCAGCGCGTCCTTGATCGCCGCGGGGTCCACGCCCGGCAGCACGGCCTTCAGCGCCTCGAGGTCGGCGCGGATCTCGGCGAGGTCCTCCGCCTTCAGCGCCGAGGCGTACTCCTCCAGGCTCTTCTCGGTCGTGTAGATGAGCCCCTCGGCGTTGTTCTTGAGGTCCGCCAGCTCCTTCTTCACCCGGTCGTCGGCCTTGTTCGCGTCGGCGTCGCGGATCATCCGCTGGATCTCCTCCTCGGAGAGGCCCGAGGAGGCGGTGATCCGGATCTGCTGCTGCTTGCCGGTGCCGAGGTCCTTCGCCGACACGTGCACGATGCCGTTCGCGTCGATGTCGAACGTGACCTCGATCTGCGGCACGCCGCGCGGCGCCGGGGGAATGCCCACCAGCTCGAAGCGCGCCAGCGTCTTGTCGTCGGCCGCCATCTCGCGCTCGCCCTGGAGCACGTGGACCGAGACGAGCGGCTGGTTGTCCACCGCGGTGGAGAACACCTGCGACTTCTTGCAGGGCACGGTGGTGTTCTTGTCGATGATCTTGGTGAACACGCCGCCGGCGGTCTCGACGCCGAGCGACAGCGGCGTCACGTCGAGCAGCAGGACGTCCTTCACCTCGCCCTTCAGCACGCCGCCCTGGATGGCGGCGCCCACGGCCACCACCTCGTCCGGGTTGACGCCCTTGTGCGGCTCCTTGCCGAAGAAGCGGCGCACCACCTCCTGCACCTTCGGCATGCGCGTCATGCCGCCGACCAGGATCACCGTGTCGATCTGGCCCACCCCGACGCCGGCGTCCTTGAGCGCGGTCTTGCACGGCCCGATGGTCTTCTCGACCAGGTCGCCGACCAGCTCCTCCAGCGTGGCGCGGTCGATGGTCTCGGCGAGGTGCTTCGGCCCGGTCGCGTCGGCGGTGATGAACGGGAGGTTCACCTCGGTCTCGCCGGCGCTGGACAGCTCGTGCTTGGCGCGCTCGGCGGCCTCCTTCAGCCGCTGCAGCGCCATGCGGTCGCGGCGCAGGTCGATGCCGTTCTGCTCCTGGAACCGCTTCGACAGCCAGTCCATGAGCCGCTGGTCGAAGTCCTCGCCGCCCAGGAACGTGTCGCCGTTCGTGGCCTTCACCTCGAACACGCCCTGGTTCAGCTCCAGGATGGTGATGTCGAAGGTGCCGCCGCCGAGGTCGTACACCGCCACCCGCTCCGACTTGCCCGCCTGCTGCTTGTCGATGCCGTAGGCGAGCGCGGCCGCGGTCGGCTCGTTGATGATGCGCAGCACGTTCAGGCCGGCGATGCGGCCCGCGTCCTTGGTGGCCTGACGCTGGGCGTCGTTGAAGTAGGCCGGGCAGGTGACGATCGCCTCGGTGACCGGCTCGCCCAGGTAGTCCTCGGCGGTCTGCCGCATCCGCCCGAGCACCATCGCCGAGACCTCGGCCGGCGAGTAGCCCTTGCCGCCCACGTCCACCCAGGCGTCGCCGTTCTCGGCGGGCACGATGCGGTAGGGCACCAGCCCCGCCGACCGCTGCACCTCGGGGTCCTCGAACTTGCGGCCGATGAGCCGCTTCACCACGTAGACGGTGGACTCGGGGTTCGTGATCGCCTGCCGCTTCGCGATCTGGCCGACCAGCCGCTCTCCACCGTCGGTGAACGCGACCATGGACGGCGTGGTGCGCGATCCCTCGCTGTTCGGGAT encodes:
- a CDS encoding ABC transporter substrate-binding protein, whose product is MRVLGRRFLLLLVLSLAGCPKRVVVNGQEMPVAQADEVARVELARVRQEVAALPPEPGADRLLAFAQRFRGVPSAADALHQAGDLLLAAGKADRAAQAYGTLVSEYPLHSRATEAKYGLALADVQRGHAADGLRTLASIYPQLEPSRRPEAAARAAAAAEAAGAWPDAVRWLGELAELTQGEERRAVLARGADAVDRLALPDVERLRRELPREAPLQEPLAMKAARIHLHLRDYPRAQEAAREVFLRWPAGPYAKDARAIVDRIARLTFVRPNVIGVAVPLSGDYQPWGVAIVRAVQLAAEGGGVRVAVRDTRGEPDGAAQALEALALEEGAIAVVGGVTNAEAERAAATAEELQLPFISLSKQEGLTDAGPHVFQNMLTASAQAKALADFAMGRRGMRRFAVMYPSITYGTELANAFWDEVEGRGGEIRGAETYAPDRTTFTPLVKDMVGKLHLEERSDWQEQQRDIAKAEKDPFRRKKALEKARDRLAPVVDFDAIFIPDFARSVKLIAPALAVEDVVTQTCLPDDVERIRRTTGRADLRPVQLLGANGWSSDPSLFDTAPGGAGRYVRCAIFVDGFYAGSSRPATKAFVEAFERRHAGQVPTILEASAFDAAGMARAQLGKAQTRDQMRDALAAVKGYVGATGDITMGPRRTPEKPLFFLTVDRDGLRELTPEELAGPGPGQP
- the dnaJ gene encoding molecular chaperone DnaJ, with protein sequence MAGNTVEKRDYYEVLGVGRDADEQTLKTAYRKLAHKYHPDKNEGSKEAEERFKEASEAYSVLSDPDKRARYDRFGHANGQGFEDFGFGGAASINDIFGDIFGEMFGGGPGRRQRGRARGSDLRYHLELAFEDAAFGTTARVTIPRPRTCEACKGSGAKPGTSPRTCPTCGGAGEIRLTQGFFSIARTCHHCQGTGRVVVDKCQSCGGAGATREQATVEVKVPAGVDTGTRLKLSGEGEPAPTPGGIPGDLYVVVQVREHPIFKREETEVLCEIPISFTQAALGAQIDVPTLDGPTKLRVPAGTQSGKMFRLKGKGIPSLQGSGRGDQHVRVLVETPTHLTKEQRDLLERFAALSGEETNPQARTFWEKVGDILR
- the dnaK gene encoding molecular chaperone DnaK, which gives rise to MSKVIGIDLGTTNSCVSVMEGGEVVVIPNSEGSRTTPSMVAFTDGGERLVGQIAKRQAITNPESTVYVVKRLIGRKFEDPEVQRSAGLVPYRIVPAENGDAWVDVGGKGYSPAEVSAMVLGRMRQTAEDYLGEPVTEAIVTCPAYFNDAQRQATKDAGRIAGLNVLRIINEPTAAALAYGIDKQQAGKSERVAVYDLGGGTFDITILELNQGVFEVKATNGDTFLGGEDFDQRLMDWLSKRFQEQNGIDLRRDRMALQRLKEAAERAKHELSSAGETEVNLPFITADATGPKHLAETIDRATLEELVGDLVEKTIGPCKTALKDAGVGVGQIDTVILVGGMTRMPKVQEVVRRFFGKEPHKGVNPDEVVAVGAAIQGGVLKGEVKDVLLLDVTPLSLGVETAGGVFTKIIDKNTTVPCKKSQVFSTAVDNQPLVSVHVLQGEREMAADDKTLARFELVGIPPAPRGVPQIEVTFDIDANGIVHVSAKDLGTGKQQQIRITASSGLSEEEIQRMIRDADANKADDRVKKELADLKNNAEGLIYTTEKSLEEYASALKAEDLAEIRADLEALKAVLPGVDPAAIKDALTRLEGSAYRIADAIYAQQGGSTS